Part of the Rhizobium viscosum genome is shown below.
AGCATCCGTCCCGGGTTGGGCAAAGAAGCCCAGATCCTTCAGAGTATCGGGGAAATTCTGCTGAACGGTGCCGATGCCGAAGGTGAGGTTCGGATAGTGCGCGGCTTCGCCTGTGGTGACCATACGCATGCCGTCGTCAAAGGTCGCTGCGCCAAAGTCCGCATTGAGGTAACCACCCTTCGCGACCTCTTCGAGGTGTTCGAAGCCGCGAAGCGCTGCCGGCGTGGTGGCATATTTTATTTTGTTGGCGGTATAGTCGTTCGCGAAGTTCGGGACCTCGGCTTGGACGTTATAGAAGTCGGCAAGCACGAAGAGCTGAGAAGTCCAGGTCGTGCCGTAGGTCTGAGCCACGGCAACCTTGCCGGCCGCCTTGATCTTCTCGTTGTTGCTCATGAACTCCGCCCAGGTCTTCGGCGGGGTAAGGCCGAGATCGGCGTAGATCTTTCTGTTGTAGAAGATGCCGCCGCCCATGGCGGGACCAAAAGGAAGGCCGCGCACATGCCCGTCAGGGCTGGTGACGACCTTCTTGAAACTGTCGAGAATGCCAGCTTCGGACGGAAGATCGGAAAGATCGGCGATCGTCTCCTGGGGTTTCAACGCCTGGAAGAGCGAGCCGCTGTTATACTGGAAAATATCGGCCATTTCGCCTGTGGCGAGCCGGGTCTTGACGATATTGTCACCCTCAGATCCCCCGGCACGCTGCTCGACGTCGAATGTGACGTCCGGATGCTTTTCCATATAGGCCTTGGAAACGGCATCGAACGAGGCAATGGATTCCGGATTGGTATCGATCAGGACGCTGAGGGTCACATCCGCATGTGCCACTCCAGCCGCAAGAGCCATGATGCTGGCTGCAAGGATGCTGCACTTCGTCATTCGCATAGTCATTTCCTCCTCTTGAAGACCGGAATGCGTTGGGCTGATTGCCCGCGGATCAAAGACCCGCGAAAAGCCGCATCAGATGGAAAACGTAATTTTATGCTCCCCCGCGCCGAGCTTGATCTCTTTGCCTTGCTCGACATGAGCGCCATTCGCCTGCAGCGACTTGCGATCGCTTCTACCCTCAAGGCGCGCAGTGACACCCTCCGGCAGTGCGAGGCGGCAGGTGACGGAACCCTCCTCCAGGGTCCATCCAGCCTCGATACGGCCAAAGGGCGTGTCATGCCAGGCCGAAACCGGCGAGAGAGCAGGCAGAATTGCGGGATCGAAGGCGACTTCTTCGAAGCCCGGCTTGTTCTCCAGCGGCTTGATTCCGGCGACATCTTCGAAGAGCCATTGGCAGACGGCGCCATAGGCATAGTGATTGTAGCTATTCATATCGGGATCGTAGATCGTACCGTCTTCGGCAAGCGCATCCCATCGCTCCCAAATCGATGTCGCGCCACGTTCAACCTGATAGAGCCAACCGGGAACCTTTCGGTTGAGGAACATCTTCTCGGCAAGGTCCAGCATGCCGAGCCGGGTCAGGGCCGGCAGAAGGGCAGGGGTGCCGATGAAACCCGTACCGATGACGTCATCGGTATCTTCCGCCACCCTGCGGAAATAGCCGCGAGCGGCCTCCTCGTATTCGGGTGGGACGAGCCCATAGAGGAATGCCAGGGACCACGAGGTCTGGTCGTTATGAGCGATGCGGCCGGAGGACGAAAAGAACTCGTGTTTGAACGCTGCCTTGATCGCGTCAGCACGTTTTTCGAGCCGCACCGCTTCGACGGTCTCACCGAGAATACGCGCGATCTTTGCCGTCAGTTGCGTTGAAATGAAGTGATAGAGGGTGGCTGCGCAATCATCTGCAACGGTCGGTCGTGGCTTTCGGTTATCCCCGACGGGCTGAAGCCAGTCACCGAAAGTGAAGCCGTGTGCGCCCCAGACGGCGGGCGGCCGGATGACCGGTCCATCCGAAATCCCCCAGAGGTAATCGAGCCAGCGAAGCATTGCAGGGAAGCATTCTTCCAATACGGCGCTGTCGCCGTAATGGAGGTAAAGCTGCCAGGGAATGATGGTGATCGCATCGCCCCAGCCGGTGGATCCCGCCCAGTCGCCTCGCCCGCCGATCGGATGCAGCCGTGTCGGATCGGGTGAAAAATGCGAGACTGCGCCGTTGGCCCGCTGGTCATGGATCACATCGCGAAGATATTTCTTCAGAAAGGATTGGCTGTCCGCAAGCCAGCAGGCGGTTCCGGCAAAGACCTGGGCGTCGCCGGTCCAACCGAGGCGCTCGTCGCGCTGCGGGCAATCGGTGGGCACTTCAATGAAATTCGAACGCTGCGACCAGATGGTATTGTCGACAAGCCGGTTGACGGCTGCAACGCCAGACGTGAAACCGCCGGCGCTTGTTGGCACCGAGGTAACCGGCACCATGGCGATCGCGACCACCTCGGCCTGTCCGGTTATGGTAATTCGGGCAAAGCGGAAGCCCATGAAGGTAAAGAGCGGCGCGTAGTCCTCTTCGCCTTCACCCGACAGCGTATAGATGAGTTCTGCCCGCGCGCTGCGGTAGTTGCGGTTATCGAAGAAGCGGTTCGGGCCGAGCACTTCGGAATGCTCGACGCGCACCTGCGCTCCAGCAGCGCCCTTGAGGCGAAGCCTTATATAGGCTCCGGCGTTCTGCCCGAAATCATAAACGGTCCGGCCATCGGCCTCCGTCCAGTTGTCGATCGGCGAGAGAGCGTCCAACTCCTTGACCGCACCGGTCTCGTGCGGAACGAGCAAAGCCTTGTCGAACGAGAGGATATCAGTGCCGTGGCTATCGCGGGTGAGGATGCGGGCGTCATAATCCTCGCCATAATAGATGCCGTTGCGCACAACGGGCGTGAAGCCGCTCTTCCAGCTGTCATCCGTCTTCAGGAGCAGTTCGCCGCCGGCGCGCAATTCTGCGATTGCCGCTACCCGGTCGCCCCAGCAATTGACGATCGGATTGGAGGCCCACATCAGCTGGCTGCGGTACCAGCCGTCACCCAGCCAGATCTCGACACGATTGGTGCCGGATCGCAGGAGCTTTGTAACATCATAGGTCTGATAGGCGATCCGGTCGTCGTAGCAGGTCCAGCCCGGCGTCAGAAGATCGGTGCCTACACGCTTTCCGTTGAGGAAAGCACGGTAGAGACCAAGGGCCGAGATGCGTAGCGCTGCTTCGGCAGGAACGGCGTCGAGCGTGAATTCTCGCGAAACGAATGTGCCCGACGTTGCCTGGCCGCCATCGCAGGACGGGCCGATCATCGATGCCGTAAACTGGAACGCAGAACCGGCAAGGCCATCCTCCCCGTGGGCCGAAACAGTCTTCATTGAGAACCTCCCTCAACCGCCAATTCCTCCGGCGGCCACTCGTGTGTATCGTTCTATGTATATCATTCTACACTCTCGATTGCCGCGCAAGAGGTTTTGTGCCTATAATTTCCGGGCATTTGATAATGAGGCAATTTGGAATGAAAAATCAGGCCGTTAACGCGACGAGGGACAGGGTCACGATCCGTGATGTGGCGCAGGATGCCGGCGTCTCCGTCGCCGCGGTGTCGAAAGTTTTGCGCAACGCTTATGGCGTCAGCGAGGTCTTGAGAACGAAGGTCGAGACCTCGATCGAAAAGCTGAATTATCGGCCTTCTGTCGCAGCGCGCGCCATGCGCGGCCGCACGCGGACGGTGGGCGTGCTGGTGGTCGAATTGTCGAACCCATTCCTGGCAGGTGTCATCGAGGAGGCCAACGCAACGTTGGCGGAGAATGGCTTCAAGGCGCTGATCGGGATCGGCCGTTCCACGAGCCCGATCGAGGCATCGATGATCGAATCGATGATCGACAATCGGATGGATGGCGTGCTGATCATTGCGCCGAGGATATCGGGCAAGGTGCTGGAGCGCTATGCGCGTCAGATCCCAATCGTCGTCATTGCCCATCACGAGCCGCATGCCCAGACCTACGACACCGTCAATTCTGATGACCGTCAGGGCGCCACTCTGGCGGTGGAAGCCGCATTGCGATGCGGCTACACGGATATCGCGATGCTTGGCTATGAGCTTGCCGATTCACCGCCGACCATTGTCACCCTCCAGCGCGAGTGGGGCTATCTTGACGGCATGAAGGCGGCGGGTCTTGGGGCGCGCATTATCCGGTTGCCTTTGGTAGGGACTGATCGTCGCGCCGCGATCGATGACTTCCTGTCCCTGAGAGATCGTCCCCGTGCAGTCTTCGTCTGGTCCGATCTTGATGCCGTGCCGCTCATCAACGCCGCGCGCATGAGCGGCATAAGGGTTCCGGAAGATCTGGCGATTATCGGTTACGACAATTCGCCGATGGCCGCCATGCCGCTCGTTGGCCTGACCAGCGTGGACCAGAACGCCGCGGAGTTGGGCAGAACCGCAGCCGAAATACTGCTCGGCAGGATTGATGGCCGTGAGGAGGCCCGGCATCTGCTGATCGAGCCGCATGTCGAATTGCGCGGAAGTACCTGAAGGTCAGGGGATTCAGAAACTCCGCAGATTATGCGGCGGCAAAGAACGCCCTCAACACGTCTTTGCGTTCTATGATATCGGCGACGCTATACCGATCGAAAACGCCGACAAAAGCGGCCGTCGCCTCTCGCAGGATAGGCGGCATGCCACAGCCGGGCCTGATAGAGCAGGAAGAGCATTCGAGAATATCATCCAGACCTTCGGTATGTCGGAGCAGACTGCCGAGATTGATGGAGGCGGCCGGACGGCCAAGCCGGATCCCGCCATTTCTGCCCCTGATCGATTCGACGAAACCGGCTTTTGCCAAATCCTGAACCACCTTCATGAGGTGATTCTGGGAGATCCCATAGGCGTCGGCAACCTCCTTGATCGAACAGATTTTTGCCTCGTGTGACCCGAGGTAAATCATCACGCGGATCGCATAGTCGGTATACCGTGTGAGCTTCATGGCAGCTGCGTCAAAACGCCCAAAGGGAAATGATGCATTTCAGTAGCATCTTTTATCGGCGACGTATACATGCATTCCAGATGCATGATTATGGGTGATGCGATGGATGCGGACAAGTTGGAAGAGAACCAGATCCTGCCGGTGTTGGAGCGGTTTTACGAGAAAGTCCGCTGCGATCCTGCACTTGGTCCGGTCTTCGCCGTGGTTGCGGATTGGTCGGAGCATTTGCAGCGACTGACCGAATTCTGGTCCTCGCTGATGCTGACCTCGGGCAAATACAAAGGCAATCCCGTCGCGATGCACCTGATCCATGCCGACAAGATAGAGCCCGCGATGTTCGAACGCTGGCTCGCGATCTGGCGCGAGACGACGAACGAGATGTTGCCGCAGGTGGTCGCGCAGGAGATGCAGATCAAGGCGGGGCGGATTGCCTCGCGGCTGAATCTGGCGCTGACGGGGGAGATGCTTGAGTGGCGGGCCGAAAAGCCTGCGTCACCGGCAGCGAAGCCATACAAGACGACAAAGATCTTCGATGAAAAGACTGTGCCGCCAGCGCTTCTCGAAAGCCATCGGGTCAAGTTCGGCACCTGGGCGCTCATCCGGGTTCTCAAGGGCAGCATGCGTCTGGTGTCAGGGTATACGGTGACCTCCTTAAACCCGGACTGCATCGGCCGGGTCTTGCCGGAGGTGGAGCATCACTTGGAGCTCCGTGACCCGGTTCGATTTCAGATCGAATTCTTCGATCGCGATCCTCTCCACATTGATAGCATTGAAAGGAAAAAATATGCCTAAGCCACTTTCGCCGCGTACCATCGAATTGGTGAAGCGGAGCGCGCCAGCGGTCGCCGCCCATGCGAGCGACATCACCAGGACGATGTACGGGCTGCTCTTCAAGGATGAACATATCAAGGCGCTCTTCAATCAGGCCAATCACGGTGAGAATGGCTCCCAGGTCCACGCGCTGGCAGCGGCAATCGTCGGTTACGCTCAGAATATCGATAACCTCGCGCCTCTCGTGCCCGTCATCGAAAGGATCGCGCACAAGCACATCGGTTTTCATATCCTCTCGGAACACTATCCCTATGTCGCCAAATCATTGCTGGCGGCAATCCGTGAGGTTCTGGGCGAAGCCGCGTCAGAGGAACTGATCAATGCCTGGGGAGAAGCCTATTGGTTCCTTGCCGACACTCTGATCGAAAGAGAGGAGCAGATACGAGCCGAACTCGAAAAACGGGCAGGCGGCTGGAACGGTTGGCGCGAATTCAGGGTCGCCAAGAAGATCAGGGAAAGTGATGTGGTCACATCCTTTGTCCTGCGCCCGGTCGACGGACAAGCGGTGGCTTTGCATCGGGCCGGCCAGTATCTGACCTTCGATTTCAGCCTTCCGGACGGTGTTAAGATGAAGCGGAATTATTCTATTTCATCCGGCCCGAACCAAGACTTCTATCGTATATCGGTCAAGCGGGAGGAAAACGGCAAAGGCGCCTCGCGCTATCTTCACGATCACGTCGAAGTCGGCACGGTCTTGAAGGTTACTCCGCCTGCCGGAGACTTCTACCTGCCCGAGGAGCCGACCAGCGAAATGATCCTGCTGTCCGGTGGCGTGGGCCTTACGCCGATGGTCAGCATGCTGGAAGCGATCACCGCCGATTATCCCGAAGTCGAAGCGCATTTCGTACATGGAGCGCTCAACAGCTCGACGCACGCGATGGACAGACACGTCCGCTCCCTTGCCCAACGCCATGGCCGGGTATCGGTCAGCACCTTCTACAGTGAGCCGACGGCCGAGGATGCAGCCGGCTATTCCCATGACGAGAATGGATTCATTACCGGGAAATGGCTGGCTGCAAATACGCCGATTGAGACGGCAAATTTCTATGTATGCGGTCCGAAGCCGTTCCTGCGGGCAATCGTTGGTGATCTGCTGAGCCTTGGCGTTTCCCGCGATCGCATCCATTACGAATTCTTCGGACCAACCGATGAGGCGCTTGCCGCCTGAAGCTATCGGTTAGCCGGTTAAATCCCGCACATCTTCAGATTCGCGACCAGGCGAAGCCGTAAGCCGGCTTCGCCTGGTCGATCTCGTTATAAAGACCGTCTTGACACCATAAATTGGATTGAGGTGGCGGCCACCTATTAGGCGAGGAATCCGTCTTTGCGGTCTGTTGCGGCTCTCTGGTGGGGCCATTTTGTCCAGTAAGCAACCCGATTAATCGCCCGTTCATTTTGTGGTCGTTATTGACCACTATCCGCCATTTCGAACAATCCCAGTTTGAATGTAAACTCCCTTTCAAAAGCGATGAAAATGCCTAATTCGAAACGCTCGTGCTCCTGCTCGCATCCAGTTCAGCAAGAATGCATTCGTTGGACACGAACCCAGTAGAAGAGAAAACACTATGACCTCTCAAAATGTTACGGGTGCTTCGAGCGCGCATGTTCAAGCATCGTCCGCGGATCCTGATTTCGGTATTCGTGCGCCGCTCCTGTCGAACGACCAGCTGAGGATCAAGGCTGCGCAGTTTGCGGAAAGCCGCGCCCTTGATGTTACTAGTTTCAAGAATTTTGATTTCTTCCAGCGCCACCGGGAGAATGAAGCCGAGATCCTGAGGGTCTACCGCGCCGCTGCCGCTGACGTCGATGCCGGCGAGAGCATTACGCCCGCCACCGAGTGGCTGCTCGACAATCACTACATCGTCGAAGAGGCGATCCAGGAAGTCCGTCGCGACTTTCCGAAAAAGTTCTATCGCGAGCTGCGTAAGATCACACTCGACGGGACGGAAGTGCCGCGCACGCTCGCGCTCGCCTGGCTCTACATGGCCCATGCCCACAGCAATATCAGCAATGCCGGCATGGCAGCTGTCACGGAGGGGTTCCAAGATAAGGAAACGCTGCGCATCGGCGAACTCTGGGCGCTGCCCTCGCTCGTCCGTTATGTGCTGATCGATAACCTTCGCCGCGTCGCGTCTCAGATCGACAAAAGCCGCCTGATGCGGGCAAGCGCCAATGCCGCGGCGACCCAGGCGATTGCGCTCGGCGACGCAGGCGCGGCCGATCATCTGGAGACGCTGGCTGCCAGCCTCGACGATACGACCTTCGTCACCCAGCTGCATTACCGCCTTCGCAATGCGCTCGAGCCGACCGAAGCCGCGCTGAGCTGGCTTGAGAGCAAGCTTGCCGCAAAGGGGACCGACGCCGAAGCCGTCATGTCGGCGGAACAGGCTCGTCTTGGCGCGGCCAATGCTCTGATGGGCAGTATCATCAAGAGCCTGCGCGAGATCAACGACACCGACTGGTCCGAATGGGTCGAAGAGGTCAGCACCATCGACAAGCTGCTCTGGCAGCAGACGGATTATGCCGAGCTTGATTCCGGTTCCCGCAACAGCTATCGCCGCCAGATTGAAAAGCTCGCAAAGCGCTCCGACAAGACGGAAATGGATATCGCCGAGGCGGCCGTGCGCCTGGCCGACCGCGCCAAGGCCGGCAGCCAGGACCTTTCGGCTTCAGCCGGCAATGTCGGCTATTATTTCGTCGGCAATGGACGTCCGGCGCTCGAAACCGAGATCGGCTTCCGGCCGCCGCTCGGCTTGCGGTTCATGCGTGTGATCCGCAAGCTGAACTGGCTGGCGATTGCGGTACCGGTTCTGCTGCTGACGCTGCTGGCGCTGGTCATCACCGATGCGATTTTCGTTGACGCCGGCATGCCGCTTTTTGCGACGATCGTGCTGCTTCTGATGTTTGCGCTTCCAGCTTCCGAGGGGGCGACCGGCCTCTTCAACTTCTTTGCCACCTTCTTCATCACGCCTGACCGCCTCGTCGGCTATGAATTCAAGAAGGGCCTGCCGGCGGAAGCGCGCACGCTCGTCACGATCCCCTGCCTGATCGGCAAGCGCGAACATGTCGATGAACTCGTTCGTAACCTCGAAGTTCATTATCTCGCCAATGCGCGCGGCGAAATCTATTACGCGCTTTTGAGTGACTGGCCGGACGCGCAGGAGGAACAGAACGCCCGCGATCTGGAAGTGCTCGACTATGCGTTGAGCAAGATTGCCAATCTGGAGGCACGTTACGCCGAAGACGGCAAGCAGCGGTTCTACCTCCTGCATCGCCGCCGCCAATATAATCCCGCCGAAGGCGCCTGGATGGGCTGGGAGCGCAAGCGCGGCAAGCTGCACGAACTCAATATGCTGCTGCGTGGCGAGCCGAATACGAGTTTCCTGCCGGGCGCCGATGTCGTGCCGCAGGACGTGAAATATGTGATGACGCTCGACAGCGACACGCGTGTCGTCCGCGACACGGTGACCAAGCTTGTCGGCAAGCTGCATCATCCGATCAACCGCCCGGTCTTCGACGAAAAGAAACAGCGTGTCGTCGATGGTTACGGCGTGCTCCAGCCCCGCGTGACGCCGTCGCTGACGACAGGCAAGGATGCATCGACCTTCCAGCGCGTCTTCTCGGTCAACC
Proteins encoded:
- the hmpA gene encoding NO-inducible flavohemoprotein, which encodes MPKPLSPRTIELVKRSAPAVAAHASDITRTMYGLLFKDEHIKALFNQANHGENGSQVHALAAAIVGYAQNIDNLAPLVPVIERIAHKHIGFHILSEHYPYVAKSLLAAIREVLGEAASEELINAWGEAYWFLADTLIEREEQIRAELEKRAGGWNGWREFRVAKKIRESDVVTSFVLRPVDGQAVALHRAGQYLTFDFSLPDGVKMKRNYSISSGPNQDFYRISVKREENGKGASRYLHDHVEVGTVLKVTPPAGDFYLPEEPTSEMILLSGGVGLTPMVSMLEAITADYPEVEAHFVHGALNSSTHAMDRHVRSLAQRHGRVSVSTFYSEPTAEDAAGYSHDENGFITGKWLAANTPIETANFYVCGPKPFLRAIVGDLLSLGVSRDRIHYEFFGPTDEALAA
- a CDS encoding ABC transporter substrate-binding protein, which translates into the protein MTMRMTKCSILAASIMALAAGVAHADVTLSVLIDTNPESIASFDAVSKAYMEKHPDVTFDVEQRAGGSEGDNIVKTRLATGEMADIFQYNSGSLFQALKPQETIADLSDLPSEAGILDSFKKVVTSPDGHVRGLPFGPAMGGGIFYNRKIYADLGLTPPKTWAEFMSNNEKIKAAGKVAVAQTYGTTWTSQLFVLADFYNVQAEVPNFANDYTANKIKYATTPAALRGFEHLEEVAKGGYLNADFGAATFDDGMRMVTTGEAAHYPNLTFGIGTVQQNFPDTLKDLGFFAQPGTDAAKNGLTVWMPSALYASAKSENLEEAKKFLDFVGSKEACDLMAKAVPSGPYLVKGCELPKDVPPVVSDMLPYFNTDGHNGPALEFLSPVKGPALEQITVEVGTGIRSAKDGAALYDQDVEKQAKQLGLPNW
- a CDS encoding alpha-L-rhamnosidase: MKTVSAHGEDGLAGSAFQFTASMIGPSCDGGQATSGTFVSREFTLDAVPAEAALRISALGLYRAFLNGKRVGTDLLTPGWTCYDDRIAYQTYDVTKLLRSGTNRVEIWLGDGWYRSQLMWASNPIVNCWGDRVAAIAELRAGGELLLKTDDSWKSGFTPVVRNGIYYGEDYDARILTRDSHGTDILSFDKALLVPHETGAVKELDALSPIDNWTEADGRTVYDFGQNAGAYIRLRLKGAAGAQVRVEHSEVLGPNRFFDNRNYRSARAELIYTLSGEGEEDYAPLFTFMGFRFARITITGQAEVVAIAMVPVTSVPTSAGGFTSGVAAVNRLVDNTIWSQRSNFIEVPTDCPQRDERLGWTGDAQVFAGTACWLADSQSFLKKYLRDVIHDQRANGAVSHFSPDPTRLHPIGGRGDWAGSTGWGDAITIIPWQLYLHYGDSAVLEECFPAMLRWLDYLWGISDGPVIRPPAVWGAHGFTFGDWLQPVGDNRKPRPTVADDCAATLYHFISTQLTAKIARILGETVEAVRLEKRADAIKAAFKHEFFSSSGRIAHNDQTSWSLAFLYGLVPPEYEEAARGYFRRVAEDTDDVIGTGFIGTPALLPALTRLGMLDLAEKMFLNRKVPGWLYQVERGATSIWERWDALAEDGTIYDPDMNSYNHYAYGAVCQWLFEDVAGIKPLENKPGFEEVAFDPAILPALSPVSAWHDTPFGRIEAGWTLEEGSVTCRLALPEGVTARLEGRSDRKSLQANGAHVEQGKEIKLGAGEHKITFSI
- a CDS encoding RrF2 family transcriptional regulator; this encodes MKLTRYTDYAIRVMIYLGSHEAKICSIKEVADAYGISQNHLMKVVQDLAKAGFVESIRGRNGGIRLGRPAASINLGSLLRHTEGLDDILECSSCSIRPGCGMPPILREATAAFVGVFDRYSVADIIERKDVLRAFFAAA
- a CDS encoding LacI family DNA-binding transcriptional regulator, whose protein sequence is MKNQAVNATRDRVTIRDVAQDAGVSVAAVSKVLRNAYGVSEVLRTKVETSIEKLNYRPSVAARAMRGRTRTVGVLVVELSNPFLAGVIEEANATLAENGFKALIGIGRSTSPIEASMIESMIDNRMDGVLIIAPRISGKVLERYARQIPIVVIAHHEPHAQTYDTVNSDDRQGATLAVEAALRCGYTDIAMLGYELADSPPTIVTLQREWGYLDGMKAAGLGARIIRLPLVGTDRRAAIDDFLSLRDRPRAVFVWSDLDAVPLINAARMSGIRVPEDLAIIGYDNSPMAAMPLVGLTSVDQNAAELGRTAAEILLGRIDGREEARHLLIEPHVELRGST
- a CDS encoding DUF1971 domain-containing protein, with the translated sequence MGDAMDADKLEENQILPVLERFYEKVRCDPALGPVFAVVADWSEHLQRLTEFWSSLMLTSGKYKGNPVAMHLIHADKIEPAMFERWLAIWRETTNEMLPQVVAQEMQIKAGRIASRLNLALTGEMLEWRAEKPASPAAKPYKTTKIFDEKTVPPALLESHRVKFGTWALIRVLKGSMRLVSGYTVTSLNPDCIGRVLPEVEHHLELRDPVRFQIEFFDRDPLHIDSIERKKYA